One Dromiciops gliroides isolate mDroGli1 chromosome 3, mDroGli1.pri, whole genome shotgun sequence DNA segment encodes these proteins:
- the FTL gene encoding ferritin light chain → MSSTSQIRQNFSSEAEAAVNRLANLYLQASYSYLSLGFYFDRDDVALPRVSHFFRDLAKEKREGAERLMRLQNQRGGRVLLQAVQKPGQDEWGRSLDAMEAALSLEKGLNQALLKLHALGSSQGDPHLCDFLESHYLGEEVRLLKRLGDHLTTLRHVQADPQPGLGEYLFERLSLKQD, encoded by the exons ATGAGCTCCACCTCTCAGATCCGCCAAAACTTCTCCTCCGAGGCCGAGGCCGCGGTCAACCGCCTGGCCAACCTCTACCTGCAGGCCTCCTACTCCTACCTGTCCCTG GGTTTCTATTTCGACCGGGACGATGTCGCTCTGCCGAGGGTGTCGCACTTTTTCCGTGACCTGGCGAAGGAGAAACGCGAGGGCGCCGAGCGCCTTATGCGGCTCCAGAACCAACGTGGGGGCCGGGTCCTCCTCCAGGCTGTGCAG aaACCTGGTCAAGATGAGTGGGGCCGCAGCTTGGATGCCATGGAGGCTGCCCTGAGCCTGGAGAAGGGTCTGAACCAGGCCCTCCTGAAGCTGCATGCCCTGGGCTCCAGCCAAGGGGATCCGCAC ctctgtgatTTCCTGGAGAGCCACTACCTGGGCGAAGAGGTGAGGCTGCTGAAGCGCCTGGGCGACCACCTGACCACCCTGCGCCACGTGCAGGCCGACCCCCAGCCCGGGCTGGGAGAATACCTGTTCGAGCGGCTGAGCCTGAAGCAGGACTAG
- the GYS1 gene encoding LOW QUALITY PROTEIN: glycogen [starch] synthase, muscle (The sequence of the model RefSeq protein was modified relative to this genomic sequence to represent the inferred CDS: inserted 3 bases in 3 codons; deleted 2 bases in 2 codons) — MPLSRSLSVSSLPGLEDWEDELDLDNAVLFEVAWEVANKVGGIYTVLQTKAKVTGDEWGDNYYLVGPYTEQGVRTQVELLEPPTPALRKTLDSMNSKGCKVYFGRWLIEGSPPVVLLDVGAAAWALERWKGELWDTCSIGVPWYDREANDAVLFGFLTTWFLGEFWAQSEEKPFIVGHFHEWLAGVGLCLCRARKLPVATIFTTHATLLGRYLCAGAVDFYNNLENFNVDKEXGERQIYHRYCMERAAAHCAHVFTTVSQITAIEAQHLLKRKPDIVTPNGLNVKKFSAMHEFQNLHAQSKARIQEFVRGHFYGHLDFNLDKTLYFFIAGRYEFSNKGXDVFLEALARLNYLLRVNGSEQTVVAFFIMPARTNNFNVETLKGQAVRKQLWDTANTVKEKFGRKLYESLLVGSLPDMNKMLDKEDFTMMKRAIFATQRQSFPPVCTHNMLDDSSDPILTTIRRIGLFNSSADRVKVIFHPEFLSSTSPLLPVDYEEFVRGCHLGVFPSYYEPWGYTPAECTVMGIPSISTNLSGFGCFMEEHIADPSAYGIYILDRRFRSLDDSCTQLTSFLYSFCQQSRRQRIIQRNRTERLSDLLDWKYLGRYYMFARHMALARAFPDHFTYEPHDADATQGFRYPRPASVPPSPSLSRHSSPHQSEGEEEEEEENGXRKSGFEDSERYNEEEEAEKDRRNIRAPEWSRRASSAKRGSVDTAPSSSPSTPSEPLSPASSVGEERN; from the exons ATGCCGCTCAGCCGCAGCCTATCCGTGTCGTCGCTGCCCGGCCTGGAGGACTGGGAGGACGAGCTGGACCTGGACAACGCCGTGCTCTTCGAGGTGGCCTGGGAGGTGGCCAACAAGG TGGGGGGCATCTACACCGTGCTTCAAACGAAAGCCAAGGTGACCGGAGATGAGTGGGGGGACAACTACTACCTGGTGGGCCCCTACACGGAGCAGGGAGTGCGGACCCAGGTGGAACTCCTAgagccccccaccccagccctgcGCAAGACCCTGGACTCCATGAACAGCAAGGGCTGCAAG GTGTACTTTGGCCGCTGGCTGATCGAGGGCAGCCCCCCCGTGGTGCTGCTTGACGTGGGGGCTGCCGCGTGGGCCCTGGAGCGGTGGAAGGGCGAGCTCTGGGACACCTGCAGCATCGGGGTCCCCTGGTACGACCGCGAAGCCAACGACGCCGTCCTCTTTGGCTTTCTCACCACCTGGTTCCTGGGCGAG TTTTGGGCTCAGAGTGAAGAGAAGCCGTTCATCGTGGGCCATTTCCACGAGTGGTTGGCGGGCGTGGGCCTGTGCCTGTGCCGGGCCCGCAAGCTGCCCGTGGCCACCATCTTCACCACGCATGCCACGCTTCTGGGTCGCTACCTCTGTGCGGGCGCCGTGGACTTCTACAACAATCTGGAGAAC TTCAACGTGGATAAGG GCGGGGAGCGGCAGATCTACCACCGCTACTGCATGGAGAGGGCGGCCGCCCACTGCGCTCATGTCTTCACCACCGTGTCCCAGATCACGGCCATCGAGGCTCAGCACCTGCTGAAGAGGAAGCCAG atatCGTGACC CCCAATGGGCTCAACGTGAAGAAGTTCTCCGCCATGCATGAGTTTCAGAACCTGCACGCCCAGAGCAAGGCTCGCATCCAGGAGTTTGTGAGGGGTCATTTCTATGG CCACCTGGACTTCAACCTGGACAAGACCTTGTACTTCTTCATCGCCGGCCGCTACGAGTTCTCCAACAAGG GCGATGTCTTCCTAGAGGCCCTGGCCCGACTCAACTACTTACTCAGG GTGAATGGCAGTGAGCAGACTGTGGTGGCCTTCTTCATCATGCCCGCGAGGACCAACAACTTCAACGTGGAGACCCTCAAGGGTCAGGCAGTGCGGAAGCAGCTCTG GGACACGGCCAACACAGTGAAGGAGAAGTTTGGGAGAAAGCTCTATGAATCCCTCCTGGT TGGGAGCCTCCCGGACATGAACAAGATGCTGGACAAGGAGGATTTCACCATGATGAAGAGGGCCATCTTCGCCACACAG CGGCAGTCCTTCCCCCCTGTGTGCACCCACAACATGCTGGACGACTCCTCGGACCCTATCCTCACCACCATCCGCCGTATTGGCCTCTTCAACAGCAGCGCCGACCGAGTCAAG GTGATCTTCCACCCCGAGTTCCTCTCCTCCACCAGCCCCCTGCTCCCAGTAGACTATGAAGAGTTTGTCCGGGGCTGCCACCTGGGAGTCTTCCCCTCCTACTATGAGCCCTGGGGCTACACGCCTG cgGAGTGTACTGTCATGGGCATCCCCAGCATCTCCACCAACCTGTCGGGTTTTGGCTGCTTCATGGAGGAGCACATCGCAGACCCCTCTGCCTATG GCATCTATATCCTTGACCGGCGGTTCCGGAGCCTGGACGACTCCTGTACCCAGCTGACTTCGTTCCTCTACAGTTTCTGCCAGCAGAGCCGCAGGCAGCGAATCATCCAGCGGAACCGCACGGAGCGGCTCTCAGATCTGTTGGACTGGAAGTACCTGGGCCGG TATTATATGTTCGCCCGCCACATGGCCCTAGCCAGGGCTTTCCCGGATCATTTCACATACGAGCCTCATGATGCCGATGCT ACACAGGGCTTCCGTTACCCACGGCCCGCTTCGGTGCCCCCATCGCCTTCACTGTCCCGCCACTCCAGCCCCCACCAGAGTGAgggtgaagaagaggaggaagaagagaatg cCCGGAAGTCAGGCTTTGAGGACAGTGAGCGCTACAATGAAGAGGAGGAGGCTGAAAAAGAC CGAAGGAACATCCGCGCCCCTGAGTGGTCCAGGCGGGCCTCATCTGCCAAGCGGGGCTCTGTTGACACGGCCCCCTCCAGTTCTCCCAGCACCCCCAGCGAGCCCCTCAGTCCTGCCAGTTCTGTGGGTGAGGAGCGTAACTAA
- the RUVBL2 gene encoding LOW QUALITY PROTEIN: ruvB-like 2 (The sequence of the model RefSeq protein was modified relative to this genomic sequence to represent the inferred CDS: inserted 1 base in 1 codon; deleted 1 base in 1 codon), translating into MATTAATTKVPEVRDVTRIERIGAHSHIRGLGLDDALEPRQVSQGMVGQLAARRAAGVVLEMIREGKIAGRAVLIAGQPGTGKTAIAMGKWERAGQALGPDTPFPTAIAGSEIFSLEMSKTEALTQAFRRSIGVRIKEETEIIEGEXVEIQIDRPATGTGSKVGKLTLKTTEMETVYDLGTKMIESLTKEKVQAGDVITIDKATGKISKLGRSFTRARDYDAMGSQTKFVQCPDGELQKRKEVVHTVSLHEIDVINSRTQGFLALFSGDTGEIKSEVREQINAKVAEWREEGKAEIIPGVLFIDEVHMLDIESFSFLNRALESDMAPVLIMATNRGITRIRGTSYQSPHGIPIDLLDRLLIVSTTPYSEKDTKQILRIRCEEEDVEMSEDAYTVLTRIGLETSLRYAIQLITAASLVCRKRKGTEVQVDDIKRVYSLFLDESRSTQYMKEYQDAFLFNELKGETMDTS; encoded by the exons ATGGCAACCACG GCGGCGACCACCAAGGTTCCCGAGGTGCGGGACGTGACGCGAATCGAGCGCATTG GTGCTCACTCCCACATCCGAGGCTTGGGGTTGGATGATGCTCTGGAGCCAAGACAG gTGTCCCAGGGAATGGTGGGGCAGCTGGCTGCCCGGCGGGCTGCTGGCGTGGTGTTGGAGATGATCCGGGAGGGAAAGATAGCTGGCCGGGCAGTGCTCATTGCCGGGCAGCCTGGCACAGGAAAGACAGCCATCGCCATGGGTAAATGGGAGAGG GCTGGCCAGGCCCTGGGACCCGACACACCTTTT CCTACCGCCATCGCTGGCAGCGAAATCTTCTCTTTGGAGATGAGCAAGACAGAGGCCCTGACCCAGGCCTTCCGCAGGTCCATTGGGGTCCGAATAAA GGAAGAGACAGAAATCATCGAAGGGG TGGTGGAGATCCAGATTGACCGTCCTGCTACAGGCACC GGCTCCAAGGTGGGGAAGTTGACGCTGAAGACAACAGAGATGGAGACTGTCTATGACCTGGGCACAAAGATGATTGAGTCCCTCACCAAGGAGAAGGTCCAGGCAGG AGATGTCATCACCATCGATAAGGCCACGGGGAAGATATCGAAACTGGGACGTTCCTTTACGCGAGCCCGGGACTATGATGCCATGGGCTCCCAG ACCAAGTTTGTTCAGTGCCCAGATGGGGAActtcagaagagaaaggaggtTGTGCATACAGTGTCTCTCCATGAGATTGATGTCATCAACTCACGCACGCAAGGCTTCCTGGCCCTCTTCTCAG GTGACACGGGGGAGATCAAGTCAGAGGTACGGGAGCAGATCAACGCCAAGGTGGCTGAGTGGCGAGAGGAGGGCAAAGCGGAGATCATCCCAGGG GTGTTGTTCATAGATGAGGTCCACATGCTTGACATCGAGAGCTTCTCTTTCCTTAACCGGGCTCTGGAGAGTGACATGGCCCCCGTGCTCATCATGGCCACCAACCGAGGCATCACCAG AATCCGGGGGACGAGCTACCAGAGCCCCCACGGGATTCCCATTGACCTGCTGGACCGGCTGCTCATCGTCTCTACCACACCTTACAGTGAGAAGGACACAAAGCAGATTCTCCGAATTCG GTGTGAGGAGGAAGATGTGGAGATGAGTGAAGACGCTTACACAGTTCTCACTCGAATCGGGTTGGAGACCTCTCTGCGCTATGCCATCCAGCTCATCACAGCCGCCAGCCTGGTGTGTCGGAAGCGAAAG gGCACTGAGGTACAGGTGGATGATATAAAGCGGGTGTACTCTCTTTTCCTGGACGAATCCCGATCCACACAGTACATGAAGGAGTACCAAGATGCTTTTCTCTTTAACGAGCTGA AAGGCGAAACCATGGACACATCCTGA
- the BAX gene encoding apoptosis regulator BAX isoform X1, with translation MDGSGEPREGGVDSGARSGEQIMRTGAVLLQGFIQDRAGRVAGGAPELVLDSMGDSAPLPSDPRTKRLTECLRRIGDELDSNMELQRMIDAVETDSPREVFFRVAAEMFSDGNFNWGRVVALFYFASKLVLKALCTKVPELIRTIVGWTLDFLRERLLTWIQEQGGWDGLLSYFGTPTWQAVTIFVAGILTASLTIWKMS, from the exons ATGGACGGCTCCGGGGAGCCCCGCGAGGGCGGGGTCGATTCGG GGGCCAGGAGCGGCGAGCAGATCATGAGGACCGGGGCCGTACTGCTGCAGGG GTTCATCCAGGACCGCGCGGGCCGGGTGGCGGGGGGCGCCCCCGAGCTGGTCCTGGACTCCATGGGGGACTCGGCCCCGCTGCCCTCGGACCCCCGGACCAAGCGGCTGACCGAGTGCCTGCGCAGGATCGGGGACGAGCTGGACAGCAACATGGAGCTGCAGAG GATGATCGACGCGGTGGAGACCGACTCCCCCCGGGAGGTCTTCTTCCGAGTGGCGGCCGAGATGTTCTCCGACGGCAACTTCAACTGGGGCCGCGTCGTGGCCCTCTTCTATTTCGCCAGCAAGCTGGTGCTCAAG GCGCTTTGCACCAAGGTCCCGGAGCTGATTCGAACCATTGTGGGCTGGACCCTAGACTTCCTGCGAGAACGGCTGCTCACCTGGATCCAGGAGCAGGGTGGCTGG GATGGCCTCCTTTCTTACTTTGGGACACCGACCTGGCAGGCAGTTACCATCTTCGTGGCTGGCATCCTTACAGCTTCACTTACCATCTGGAAGATGTCCTAG
- the LOC122749292 gene encoding lutropin subunit beta isoform X2, with amino-acid sequence MERYQELTVLLLLLLLLQGGSWGTSPFRPLCRPTNATLAAEIDACPVCVTFTTTICAGYCPSMVRVLPAALPPGPQLVCTYRELSFSSIRLPGCPPGVDPVFSFPVALSCSCGSCRLSHSDCGGPRARPHLCTRPHLSLRLL; translated from the exons ATGGAGAGATACCAG GAGCTAacagtgctgctgctgctgctgctgctgctgcagggaGGCTCTTGGGGAACCAGCCCCTTTCGCCCCCTGTGCAGACCCACTAATGCCACTCTGGCTGCAGAGATCGATGCCTGCCCAGTATGCGTCACCTTCACCACCACCATCTGTGCTGGCTACTGCCCCAGCATG GTGCGGGTGCTGCCAGCTGCTTTGCCTCCTGGCCCTCAGCTGGTCTGCACGTACAGGGAACTAAGCTTCTCCTCCATTCGGCTGCCCGGGTGTCCCCCTGGTGTGGACCCCGTCTTCTCCTTCCCCGTGGCACTGAGCTGCAGCTGTGGATCCTGCCGCCTGAGCCACTCTGACTGTGGGGGCCCTCGGGCCCGACCCCACCTCTGCACCCGGCCCCACCTCAGCCTCCGCCTGCTCTAG
- the BAX gene encoding apoptosis regulator BAX isoform X2, producing the protein MDGSGEPREGGVDSGARSGEQIMRTGAVLLQGMIDAVETDSPREVFFRVAAEMFSDGNFNWGRVVALFYFASKLVLKALCTKVPELIRTIVGWTLDFLRERLLTWIQEQGGWDGLLSYFGTPTWQAVTIFVAGILTASLTIWKMS; encoded by the exons ATGGACGGCTCCGGGGAGCCCCGCGAGGGCGGGGTCGATTCGG GGGCCAGGAGCGGCGAGCAGATCATGAGGACCGGGGCCGTACTGCTGCAGGG GATGATCGACGCGGTGGAGACCGACTCCCCCCGGGAGGTCTTCTTCCGAGTGGCGGCCGAGATGTTCTCCGACGGCAACTTCAACTGGGGCCGCGTCGTGGCCCTCTTCTATTTCGCCAGCAAGCTGGTGCTCAAG GCGCTTTGCACCAAGGTCCCGGAGCTGATTCGAACCATTGTGGGCTGGACCCTAGACTTCCTGCGAGAACGGCTGCTCACCTGGATCCAGGAGCAGGGTGGCTGG GATGGCCTCCTTTCTTACTTTGGGACACCGACCTGGCAGGCAGTTACCATCTTCGTGGCTGGCATCCTTACAGCTTCACTTACCATCTGGAAGATGTCCTAG